The proteins below are encoded in one region of Mangifera indica cultivar Alphonso chromosome 7, CATAS_Mindica_2.1, whole genome shotgun sequence:
- the LOC123220475 gene encoding uncharacterized protein LOC123220475 yields MEALNQKSLERAVSQRALQMGSSFPCQICVMGFLCGVCLTSLFLATLTSFGSFEFGGISFSSISMGTTPGNSSSEVINAVTSTDCKFMLKETERWVDSHRSEREAEDQKVSLLYSAWGALVTNSVIEEREFLERFRLKRFSVPNAPHFEDCKLSTRVNTHLDTRSENGDFPPWTSWKGLLDMYPVSSVDEQIKHFRHQAILEGIYPPWISGSDEENYPLTRKVQRDLWVHQHPSNCSDPNVRFLVADWERLPGFGIGAQIAGMCGLLAIAINEKRILVTNYFNRADHDGCKGSSRSSWSCYFFPEASQECRDRAFELMGGKEAWEKGIITTKDNYTSKEIWAGRTPREWGDPWSYLQPTTEINGSLIAYHRKMDRRWWRAQAVRYLMRFQSDYMCVLMNDARHAAFGKEAAKVVLASLPKEWPKVEVTSNSRTDIEEFVWSSHRPWIPRPLLSMHVRMGDKACEMKVVEFEEYVHLAGRVRKHFPHLNSIWLSTEMQKIVDKTKQYPHWNFYYTNVTRQVGNITMAKYEASLGRKTSTNYPLVNFLMATEADFFIGALGSTWCFLIDGMRNTGGKVMAGYLSVNKDRFW; encoded by the exons ATGGAGGCACTGAACCAGAAATCTCTTGAGAGAGCAGTGTCACAGAGAGCTCTGCAAATGGGGAGTTCATTTCCTTGTCAAATTTGTGTTATGGGTTTTCTCTGTGGAGTCTGCCTCACCTCATTGTTTCTTGCTACTCTCACTTCATTTGGTAGTTTTGAGTTTGGtggaatttcattttcttccatcTCAATGGGAACTACACCTGGGAATTCAAGTTCTGAAGTCATCA ATGCAGTTACGAGTACAGACtgcaaatttatgttgaaagaAACAGAGAGATGGGTTGATTCACATAGAAGTGAAAGAGAAGCTGAAGATCAGAAAGTGTCCTTATTGTATTCAGCTTGGGGTGCTTTAGTAACAAATTCAGTAATTGAAGAAAGAGAGTTTTTGGAAAGGTTCAGACTCAAAAGATTCAGTGTGCCCAATGCCCCTCATTTTGAGGACTGCAAGTTGAGTACAAGAGTAAATACACATCTTGATACCCGATCCGAGAATGGGGACTTCCCTCCTTGGACAAGTTGGAAGGGACTACTGGACATGTATCCAGTGTCTTCTGTCGATGAACAGATTAAACATTTTCGGCATCAAGCCATTTTGGAAGGCATTTATCCTCCTTGG ATTTCAGGGTCAGATGAGGAGAATTATCCCCTCACAAGGAAAGTGCAACGTGATCTATGGGTCCATCAGCATCCATCAAACTGCAGTGATCCTAATGTAAGATTTCTTGTAGCTGATTGGGAAAGATTGCCTGGCTTTGGTATTGGGGCGCAGATTGCTGGAATGTGTGGCCTTCTTGCTATTGCAATCAATGAAAAAAGGATCCTTGtcacaaattattttaatcgaGCTGATCATGATGGTTGTAAAG gtTCATCTAGATCAAGTTGGTCTTGTTACTTCTTTCCTGAGGCCTCCCAAGAATGTCGAGACCGTGCATTTGAGCTTATGGGCGGTAAAGAGGCATGGGAAAAAGGAATCATAACAACAAAAGACAATTATACTTCAAAGGAAATATGGGCTGGAAGGACTCCTAG GGAATGGGGTGATCCTTGGAGTTATTTGCAACCAACAACAGAAATAAATGGCAGTCTAATTGCCTATCATCGCAAAATGGATCGAAGATGGTGGAGGGCACAG GCAGTGCGTTACTTAATGAGATTTCAGAGTGATTACATGTGTGTTTTGATGAATGATGCCCGCCATGCTGCATTTGGGAAGGAAGCTGCAAAAGTGGTTCTTGCAAGTCTTCCCAAAGAATGGCCAAAAGTT GAAGTTACAAGCAATTCAAGAACGGATATTGAAGAGTTTGTATGGTCAAGTCACAGACCATGGATCCCGAGGCCATTGCTAAGTATGCATGTAAGAATGGGTGACAAGGCATGTGAAATGAAAGTGGTCGAATTTGAAGAGTATGTGCATCTTGCTGGTCGTGTTAGAAAGCACTTTCCGCATCTCAACAGCATTTGGCTGTCCACTGAAATGCAG AAAATTGttgataaaacaaaacaatatccCCATTGGAACTTCTACTACACAAACGTGACACGGCAAGTGGGAAACATAACAATGGCAAAATATGAAGCAAGTCTTGGTAGAAAAACCAGCACAAACTATCCCCTTGTGAATTTCTTAATGGCGACCGAAGCTGACTTCTTTATTGGAGCTTTGGGTTCCACTTGGTGCTTTCTTATTGATGGCATGCGGAATACTGGTGGAAAAGTAATGGCAGGATACCTGAGTGTCAATAAGGATCGGTTTTGGTAG